A window from Mangifera indica cultivar Alphonso chromosome 2, CATAS_Mindica_2.1, whole genome shotgun sequence encodes these proteins:
- the LOC123208784 gene encoding uncharacterized protein LOC123208784 — translation MPNSSFEILKDSFTMLSKLKVLNLVELQQLSLPSSIVVLTNLQTLCLDNSEIKDFAIIGKLKTLKVLSLQELDIEVFPLELGQLTQLRLLDLSDCRQLKVITPNVISQLSKLEEFYIKGCPIKWKHEVLKELKLLSNLTSLELDIEDNNVLPKDFISKELRRYKITIGYEYYEDPRSKYLRILEFACNSPISQEELYGINNVEVLRIVKSSNDEEDLDDKQMLPLFNEKVIFTNLMVLKLVNISFGRIWESQLSIFSYQNLTQMMLVKCDKIKHVFPFSIAKSLEQLQYLMIKDCKVLEKIVEKEVAEVVNFIFPRITKLELIDLPKLTIFYKGIDALELPILKTLKIVRCPNFTLRCQSFQDNNEDGEIQDSESKSIFFGQKVIFTNLMVLELVNISFGKIWESQLSTFSYQNLTQLILEGCDKIKYAFPLFIAKSLQQLQCLKIVDCEILEKIVEEEEGAKMVKSIFPQLTELKLIHLPKLTAFYLEVDALELPMLKTLEISNCPNFTSTYQGFQDNNKDGEVQVSESKSVCFEHKINSDLKVFKFEDDLRSITWESQSKTLKTCNGKFSVKLLQKFYNLKVLKVSHSLSREIKSPFDLPYLEVVDIDRCYRLISLPTFSTYFPNLKVLQLSYCHGLIKRIITLSMAKSLVHLREMSMYWCKLLTNVVEEDEADATITDIGFHNLKKLSFKNLDCLTCFCSGNYSFNFPSLEELIIEGCPHMKTFCPGILSIPRLHNVNYENELVEIGENDLNTSIQQAHKKRVNSDLSKLSLSGRDIMSIWQGEFKENFDKAKTVELIKDEYAHIPIHIIVKFINLENFILKVSSYEEIFSCGENEEHVGALAKLKTLKLQGLFNLKCICKEDFWFKTILQNLHSLEVKYCHNLMTLLPPSSSLENLCSLEVSHCDRMQNLMTLSIAKSLVRLEGLTIYKCDMMIEVLANDGDIEKDEIVFKKLKGLSLFDLESLTRFGLGKYTLKFPFLKSLFVSKCSKMKTFFDGDLILPRLRRVNEKDCSSDLNWVTQRLQNDCSKLWERFP, via the exons ATGCCTAACTCTTCTTTTGAAATCTTGAAGGACTCCTTCACAATGTTGTCGAAGCTCAAAGTACTGAATTTAGTTGAACTACAACAATTGTCATTACCATCATCAATTGTTGTTCTGACAAATCTTCAAACATTGTGTTTAGATAATAGCGAAATTAAAGATTTTGCTATTATCGGAAAGCTAAAGACACTAAAAGTTCTTAGCTTGCAAGAGTTAGATATTGAAGTGTTTCCTCTAGAATTAGGTCAGTTGACTCAACTAAGGTTGTTAGATTTAAGTGATTGTCGGCAACTGAAAGTTATTACTCCAAATGTGATATCACAATTATCCAAATTGgaagaattttatataaaggGATGTCCCATTAAATGGAAGCATGAAGTACTCAAGGAATTGAAGCTCTTGTCCAACCTCACTAGTTTAGAATTGGATATTGAAGATAACAATGTGTTGCCTAAAGATTTCATTTCCAAAGAGCTTAGAAGGTACAAAATAACAATAGGATATGAGTATTACGAAGATCCAAGAAGTAAATACCTAAGGATTTTGGAATTTGCATGTAATTCTCCCATCTCTCAAGAAGAATTATATGGAATCAATAATGTTGAAGTCTTACGCATAGTCAAATCTTCAAATGACGAGGAGGATCTTGATGATAAGCAAATGCTGCCATTATTTAATGAGAAG GTTATTTTCACCAATTTGATGGTCTTGAAATTGGTCAATATTAGTTTTGGAAGGATTTGGGAGAGtcaactttcaattttttcttatcaaaatttgacacagaTGATGTTGgtgaaatgtgataaaataaaacatgtatttcCATTTTCCATAGCTAAAAGCCTCGAGCAACTCCAATATCTTATGATAAAAGATTGTAAGGTTTTAGAGAAGATTGTTGAAAAAGAAGTAGCagaagttgttaattttatctttcCACGAATAACTAAATTGGAGCTTATAGATTTACCAAAACTTACCATTTTCTACAAAGGAATAGATGCTTTAGAATTGCCAATATTGAAAACACTGAAGATAGTAAGGTGTCCAAACTTCACTTTAAGATGTCAAAGTTTCCAAGATAATAATGAGGACGGTGAAATTCAAGATTCAGAGTCAAAATCCATCTTCTTTGGGCAAAAG gttatttttactaatttgatGGTCTTGGAGTTGGTCAATATTAGTTTTGGGAAGATTTGGGAGAGTCAACTTTCGactttttcttatcaaaatttgacacaattGATTTTGGAGggatgtgataaaataaaatatgcgtTTCCACTTTTTATAGCCAAAAGCCTCCAGCAACTCCAATGCCTTAAGATAGTGGATTGTGAGATTTTAGAGaagattgttgaagaagaagagggagCAAAAATGGTTAAATCTATCTTCCCACAATTAACTGAATTGAAGCTTATACATTTACCAAAACTTACTGCTTTCTATCTAGAAGTAGATGCTTTGGAATTGCCAATGTTAAAAACATTGGAGATATCAAATTGTCCAAACTTCACTTCAACATATCAAGGCTTCCAAGATAATAATAAGGACGGTGAAGTTCAAGTTTCTGAATCAAAATCCGTTTGCTTTGAGCATAAG ATCAATTCTGATTTGAAGGTATTTAAATTTGAGGATGATTTGAGAAGTATTACTTGGGAGAGTCAATCTAAAACTCTTAAGACTTGCAATGGAAAATTTTCAGTGAAACTCCTTCAgaaattttacaatttgaaagTGCTTAAAGTATCTCACAGCCTATCCAGAGAAATTAAAAGCCCATTTGATCTTCCGTATCTTGAAGTTGTAGATATAGATCGTTGTTATAGATTGATAAGTCTACCGACATTCTCAACTTATTTTCCAAATCTCAAAGTTCTGCAGTTAAGTTATTGCCACGGGTTGATAAAGAGGATAATAACACTTTCAATGGCTAAAAGTTTGGTGCATTTGAGAGAAATGAGTATGTACTGGTGTAAGTTGCTAACTAATGTAGTAGAAGAAGATGAGGCTGATGCAACAATAACTGACATTGGTTTTcacaatttgaaaaagttgtcatttaaaaatttagactGTCTTACATGCTTTTGTTCTGGGAATTACTCTTTTAATTTTCCATCTTTGGAAGAGTTAATTATAGAAGGATGCCCCCACATGAAGACTTTCTGTCCGGGAATCTTAAGCATTCCAAGGTTACACAATGTCAATTATGAGAATGAGCTAGTAGAGATTGGGGAAAATGACTTGAATACAAGTATACAACAAGCACACAAAAAAAGG GTTAACTCCGATTTGAGTAAATTATCATTAAGTGGAAGAGATATCATGTCAATTTGGCAAGGAGAGTTCAAAGAGAACTTTGACAAAGCAAAAACGGTTGAATTGATTAAGGATGAATATGCACACATTCCAATTCATATCATTGTAAAGTTTATCAATcttgaaaacttcattttgaaAGTGAGTTCATACGAAGAGATATTCTCATGTGGAGAAAATGAGGAACATGTTGGAGCACTTGCAAAATTGAAAACGCTAAAATTGCAaggactttttaatttaaagtgcaTTTGTAAAGAAGACTTTTGGTTCAAaacaattcttcaaaatcttcattcttTAGAGGTAAAATATTGTCACAATTTGATGACTCTACTACCACCTTCATCATCTTTAGAAAATCTGTGCTCTTTGGAGGTAAGTCATTGTGATAGAATGCAAAACTTAATGACATTATCAATAGCCAAAAGTCTGGTGCGTCTAGAAGGGTTGACAATATATAAATGTGATATGATGATAGAAGTATTAGCAAATGATGGAGATATAgagaaagatgaaattgtttttaagaaATTGAAGGGGTTGTCATTGTTTGATTTAGAAAGTCTCACACGCTTTGGTTTAGGGAAATACACCTTaaaatttccatttttaaaatcattatttgtgAGTAAATGCTCCAAGATGAAGACTTTCTTTGATGGAGACTTAATCCTGCCAAGGTTACGGAGGGTGAATGAGAAAGATTGTTCAAGTGATCTTAATTGGGTCACACAACGATTACAAAATG ATTGTTCAAAGTTATGGGAAAGATTTCCATGA
- the LOC123208789 gene encoding probable disease resistance protein At1g61190 produces the protein MCDVAGSIGSVVSPVLEVGKWLVVPISHQFKYLFNYNTNFKNLEKEVKKLKNTKEEVHDQVDAAERNLGKIKQNVKDWQNDVEKAITKVEQLIQEKADNQRYSKGLCCNFIIHYKHSKKAFKLKRDNVDPLLQQGKELGPVSSRTNPLLEIWLRSSEDYLAFESRNSTMKNVWDALIDENVFMTGVYGMGGIGKTTLVQELGRKAKMDQLFEDIVFAEVSESPDIKKIQTAIADNLGLKFENESERAKALYSRMEGKNILLILDNIWEPLEFDKTIGIPCETDRGRNKLLFTARNLDVLERMGSTNNFGMDILNEEEAWTLFAKMAGNCVIEFSFVCFLNQHILILFFNYLMCFDVNIKISN, from the exons atgtgtGATGTTGCCGGGAGTATCGGAAGTGTGGTGAGCCCTGTCCTTGAAGTTGGCAAGTGGTTGGTTGTTCCCATTTCGCATCAATTTAAGTACTTGTTCAACTATAataccaatttcaaaaatctcgAAAAGGAAGTTAAGAAGCTGAAGAACACCAAAGAAGAAGTGCATGATCAAGTTGATGCCGCTGAAAGAAATTTGGGGAAGATCAAACAAAATGTTAAGGATTGGCAGAATGATGTGGAGAAGGCGATTACTAAAGTAGAgcagttgattcaagaaaaAGCTGACAACCAGCGTTATTCTAAGGGATTGTGTTGCAACTTCATCATTCACTACAAACACAGCAAGAAAGCATTCAAATTAAAGCGGGATAATGTTGATCCACTCCTCCAGCAAGGAAAGGAATTGGGTCCAGTTTCCTCTCGTACTAATCCACTATTGGAGATTTGGCTAAGGTCTAGTGAAGATTATTTGGcttttgaatcaagaaactcTACTATGAAGAATGTATGGGATGCTCTAATTGATGAGAATGTCTTCATGACCGGTGTATATGGGATGGGTGGTATTGGGAAGACCACTCTTGTGCAGGAACTTGGTAGAAAAGCTAAGATGGACCAACTCTTCGAGGATATTGTTTTTGCTGAg GTATCTGAATCTcctgatataaaaaaaattcaaacagcAATTGCAGACAACTTAGGTCTAAAATTCGAAAACGAAAGTGAAAGGGCAAAGGCGCTATATTCAAGAATGGAGGGCaagaatattcttttaattctaGATAATATTTGGGAACCTCTAGAATTTGATAAGACTATTGGAATTCCTTGCGAAACTGATCGTGGAAGAAATAAACTTTTGTTTACAGCAAGAAACTTAGATGTGTTGGAGAGGATGGGTTCCACAAATAATTTCGGGATGGacattttaaatgaagaagaagcttgGACCTTATTCGCCAAAATGGCAGGTAACTGTGTTATAGAATTTTCATTTGTATGTTTTCTTAATCAACacattttaattctattttttaattatttgatgtgttttgatgtgaatattaaaatatcaaattaa
- the LOC123199250 gene encoding ER lumen protein-retaining receptor-like yields MVQIHIIFVTRFFDLFTRYVSFYNSVTKLVFLGTSIAIVWYMRYHKVVKQTYNKDEETSRHYYLILSCFVLALLIPHKYNTIEVLWSFSIYLEAVAILPQLVLLQRSSSIDNLTGNYVFLLGAYRALYILNWVYRYFAKNKIRWIPWVSDLIQTALNADFFYYYFKSGKNHEKLKLPA; encoded by the exons ATGGTTCAAATCCACATCATCTTTGTCACTCGTTTCTTTGATCTGTTCACGAGGTATGTCTCATTCTACAACTCTGTAACGAAGCTAGTCTTTCTTGGAACTTCAATCGCTATTGTTTGGTACATGCGGTACCATAAAGTTGTGAAGCAAACATATAACAAGGATGAAGAAACCTCTAGACATTATTACCTGATTCTCTCATGTTTTGTTTTGGCGTTGTTGATTCCCCATAAGTATAATACTATTGAGG ttttgtGGAGTTTCTCTATCTATCTTGAAGCTGTGGCAATCTTGCCCCAACTGGTCTTGCTGCAAAGGTCAAGCAGTATTGACAACTTAACTGGAAACTATGTTTTCCTGCTTGG TGCTTACCGAGCTTTATATATCCTCAACTGGGTTTATCGTTACTTTGCGAAGAACAAAATCAGATGGATAC CTTGGGTTTCAGATCTGATTCAGACTGCCCTCAATGCTGACTTTTTCTACTACTATTTTAAAAG CGGGAAGAACCATGAGAAGCTGAAGCTGCCTGCCTGA